A single region of the Papilio machaon chromosome 13, ilPapMach1.1, whole genome shotgun sequence genome encodes:
- the LOC106717798 gene encoding density-regulated protein homolog has protein sequence MADRDLSMGPREGITYPIKVQYCGNCSMPIEYCEYYPEYDKCKQWLEKNLPTEFEKVKIDEEENAGGEEEKKRQKRGGKGMLKSKKKEDVPKLVQVSRAPRGKKKSVTVVSGLSTFDIDLKVAAKFFGTKFACGSSVTGDDEIVIQGDVKDDLFDVIPEKWPEIDEDSIEDLGDQKR, from the exons atggCCGACAGAGATTTATCCATGGGTCCGCGAGAAGGGATAACATATCCTATAAAGGTGCAATATTGTGGAAATTGCTCTATGCCAATTGAATACTGTGAATATTATCCAGAATATGATAAATGTAAGCAATGGCTCGAAAAAAATTTACCTACAGAATtcgaaaaagtaaaaatag atgagGAAGAAAATGCTGGAGGCGAAGAAGAAAAGAAACGTCAAAAGCGTGGAGGCAAAGGTATGCTTAAATCTAAGAAGAAAGAAGATGTCCCCAAGCTTGTACAGGTTTCTCGAGCTCCGAGAGGAAAGAAAAAGTCTGTCACTGTAGTTTCTGGGTTGAGTACATTTG ACATAGACTTAAAAGTAGCTGCAAAGTTTTTTGGTACCAAATTTGCTTGTGGATCTTCTGTAACTGGTGATGATGAAATTGTTATTCAAGGGGATGTTAAGGATGATCTATTTGATGTTATACCAGAGAAATGGCCTGAG ATTGATGAGGACAGCATCGAAGATTTAGGTGATCAGAAGAGATAG
- the LOC106717791 gene encoding septin-2 isoform X3: MTMERDRGERDYIGFATLPEQVHRKSVKRGFDFTLMVVGESGLGKSTLINSLFLGDLYRNRTIPDVHDRLEKTTTIEKKTMEIEERGVRLRLTIVDTPGFGDAINCEDSWRVCSAYVDDQFRQYFTDESGLNRRHMQDNRVHCCLYFVPPWAHSLRQVDVEMMRRLHRKVNIVVVIAKADSLTVMEVKKLKARILQDLEDYQIQVYQFPECDSDEDEEFKQQDRELKAAVPFAVVAADTVMEIGGRRVRGRQYPWGIVDVENPRHSDFTKLRTMLISTHMQDLKDVTQDVHYENFRAQCISQISQHALRERGKLKRDSMGNNNEVVFTDTDRLLLQKDEELQSHVEIRRMQDMLTQMQEKLKASDKKHDSIIDV, translated from the exons ATGACAATGG AAAGGGATCGCGGTGAGCGCGACTATATCGGTTTCGCGACACTCCCGGAGCAGGTGCACCGTAAGTCTGTGAAGCGAGGCTTCGACTTCACGCTGATGGTGGTCGGCGAGTCCGGTCTCGGCAAGTCTACACTCATCAATAGCCTCTTCTTAGGAGACCTCTACAGAAATAGAACGATACCCGATGTACAcg ACAGATTAGAAAAGACGACAACTATAGAGAAAAAGACGATGGAGATCGAAGAGCGAGGTGTGCGACTACGGTTGACGATAGTGGACACACCGGGCTTCGGGGACGCCATCAACTGCGAAGACTCGTGGCGTGTCTGCTCCGCGTACGTCGATGACCAGTTCCGGCAGTACTTCACCGACGAGAGCGGTCTCAACCGCAGGCACATGCAGGACAATAGGGTGCATTGCTGCCTGTACTTTGTACCTCCCTGGGCTCATAG CCTGAGGCAAGTGGACGTGGAGATGATGCGGCGGCTGCACAGGAAGGTGAACATCGTGGTCGTTATCGCTAAGGCAGACTCACTCACTGTCATGGAAGTTAAGAAGCTGAAAGCGCGCATACTTCAGGACTTAGAAGACTATCAAATACAA GTGTACCAGTTCCCTGAGTGCGACAGCGACGAGGACGAGGAGTTCAAGCAGCAGGATCGCGAGCTGAAGGCGGCGGTGCCCTTCGCCGTGGTCGCTGCAGACACCGTCATGGAGATCGGTGGACGGCGCGTGCGCGGCAGACAGTACCCCTGGGGCATCGTTGACG TGGAGAACCCGCGTCACTCGGACTTCACAAAGCTGCGCACGATGCTGATCTCTACGCACATGCAGGACCTGAAGGATGTGACGCAGGACGTCCATTACGAGAACTTCCGCGCGCAGTGCATCTCACAGATATCGCAGCACGCATTGCGCGAACGAGG AAAACTGAAGAGAGATTCCATGGGCAATAACAATGAAGTAGTTTTTACAGACACCGATCGTTTATTACTACAAAAAGATGAAGAG TTGCAAAGTCATGTGGAG ATACGACGCATGCAGGACATGTTGACACAAATGCAGGAGAAACTCAAGGCTTCTGATAAAAAGCACGACAGCATTATAgatgtataa
- the LOC106717791 gene encoding septin-2 isoform X2: MENSEHYAIVDISINDKHINIINNDSDNESNKKENKKNSALTTVIKLQRDRGERDYIGFATLPEQVHRKSVKRGFDFTLMVVGESGLGKSTLINSLFLGDLYRNRTIPDVHDRLEKTTTIEKKTMEIEERGVRLRLTIVDTPGFGDAINCEDSWRVCSAYVDDQFRQYFTDESGLNRRHMQDNRVHCCLYFVPPWAHSLRQVDVEMMRRLHRKVNIVVVIAKADSLTVMEVKKLKARILQDLEDYQIQVYQFPECDSDEDEEFKQQDRELKAAVPFAVVAADTVMEIGGRRVRGRQYPWGIVDVENPRHSDFTKLRTMLISTHMQDLKDVTQDVHYENFRAQCISQISQHALRERGKLKRDSMGNNNEVVFTDTDRLLLQKDEEIRRMQDMLTQMQEKLKASDKKHDSIIDV, translated from the exons ATGGAAAACAGCGAACATTACGCTATCGTAGATATAAGTATTAATGATAAGCAcatcaatattatcaataacgATTCAGATAATGAAAGTAACAAGAAAGAAAACAAGAAGAATTCTGCATTAACTACTGTGATAAAACTAC AAAGGGATCGCGGTGAGCGCGACTATATCGGTTTCGCGACACTCCCGGAGCAGGTGCACCGTAAGTCTGTGAAGCGAGGCTTCGACTTCACGCTGATGGTGGTCGGCGAGTCCGGTCTCGGCAAGTCTACACTCATCAATAGCCTCTTCTTAGGAGACCTCTACAGAAATAGAACGATACCCGATGTACAcg ACAGATTAGAAAAGACGACAACTATAGAGAAAAAGACGATGGAGATCGAAGAGCGAGGTGTGCGACTACGGTTGACGATAGTGGACACACCGGGCTTCGGGGACGCCATCAACTGCGAAGACTCGTGGCGTGTCTGCTCCGCGTACGTCGATGACCAGTTCCGGCAGTACTTCACCGACGAGAGCGGTCTCAACCGCAGGCACATGCAGGACAATAGGGTGCATTGCTGCCTGTACTTTGTACCTCCCTGGGCTCATAG CCTGAGGCAAGTGGACGTGGAGATGATGCGGCGGCTGCACAGGAAGGTGAACATCGTGGTCGTTATCGCTAAGGCAGACTCACTCACTGTCATGGAAGTTAAGAAGCTGAAAGCGCGCATACTTCAGGACTTAGAAGACTATCAAATACAA GTGTACCAGTTCCCTGAGTGCGACAGCGACGAGGACGAGGAGTTCAAGCAGCAGGATCGCGAGCTGAAGGCGGCGGTGCCCTTCGCCGTGGTCGCTGCAGACACCGTCATGGAGATCGGTGGACGGCGCGTGCGCGGCAGACAGTACCCCTGGGGCATCGTTGACG TGGAGAACCCGCGTCACTCGGACTTCACAAAGCTGCGCACGATGCTGATCTCTACGCACATGCAGGACCTGAAGGATGTGACGCAGGACGTCCATTACGAGAACTTCCGCGCGCAGTGCATCTCACAGATATCGCAGCACGCATTGCGCGAACGAGG AAAACTGAAGAGAGATTCCATGGGCAATAACAATGAAGTAGTTTTTACAGACACCGATCGTTTATTACTACAAAAAGATGAAGAG ATACGACGCATGCAGGACATGTTGACACAAATGCAGGAGAAACTCAAGGCTTCTGATAAAAAGCACGACAGCATTATAgatgtataa
- the LOC106717791 gene encoding septin-2 isoform X1: protein MENSEHYAIVDISINDKHINIINNDSDNESNKKENKKNSALTTVIKLQRDRGERDYIGFATLPEQVHRKSVKRGFDFTLMVVGESGLGKSTLINSLFLGDLYRNRTIPDVHDRLEKTTTIEKKTMEIEERGVRLRLTIVDTPGFGDAINCEDSWRVCSAYVDDQFRQYFTDESGLNRRHMQDNRVHCCLYFVPPWAHSLRQVDVEMMRRLHRKVNIVVVIAKADSLTVMEVKKLKARILQDLEDYQIQVYQFPECDSDEDEEFKQQDRELKAAVPFAVVAADTVMEIGGRRVRGRQYPWGIVDVENPRHSDFTKLRTMLISTHMQDLKDVTQDVHYENFRAQCISQISQHALRERGKLKRDSMGNNNEVVFTDTDRLLLQKDEELQSHVEIRRMQDMLTQMQEKLKASDKKHDSIIDV from the exons ATGGAAAACAGCGAACATTACGCTATCGTAGATATAAGTATTAATGATAAGCAcatcaatattatcaataacgATTCAGATAATGAAAGTAACAAGAAAGAAAACAAGAAGAATTCTGCATTAACTACTGTGATAAAACTAC AAAGGGATCGCGGTGAGCGCGACTATATCGGTTTCGCGACACTCCCGGAGCAGGTGCACCGTAAGTCTGTGAAGCGAGGCTTCGACTTCACGCTGATGGTGGTCGGCGAGTCCGGTCTCGGCAAGTCTACACTCATCAATAGCCTCTTCTTAGGAGACCTCTACAGAAATAGAACGATACCCGATGTACAcg ACAGATTAGAAAAGACGACAACTATAGAGAAAAAGACGATGGAGATCGAAGAGCGAGGTGTGCGACTACGGTTGACGATAGTGGACACACCGGGCTTCGGGGACGCCATCAACTGCGAAGACTCGTGGCGTGTCTGCTCCGCGTACGTCGATGACCAGTTCCGGCAGTACTTCACCGACGAGAGCGGTCTCAACCGCAGGCACATGCAGGACAATAGGGTGCATTGCTGCCTGTACTTTGTACCTCCCTGGGCTCATAG CCTGAGGCAAGTGGACGTGGAGATGATGCGGCGGCTGCACAGGAAGGTGAACATCGTGGTCGTTATCGCTAAGGCAGACTCACTCACTGTCATGGAAGTTAAGAAGCTGAAAGCGCGCATACTTCAGGACTTAGAAGACTATCAAATACAA GTGTACCAGTTCCCTGAGTGCGACAGCGACGAGGACGAGGAGTTCAAGCAGCAGGATCGCGAGCTGAAGGCGGCGGTGCCCTTCGCCGTGGTCGCTGCAGACACCGTCATGGAGATCGGTGGACGGCGCGTGCGCGGCAGACAGTACCCCTGGGGCATCGTTGACG TGGAGAACCCGCGTCACTCGGACTTCACAAAGCTGCGCACGATGCTGATCTCTACGCACATGCAGGACCTGAAGGATGTGACGCAGGACGTCCATTACGAGAACTTCCGCGCGCAGTGCATCTCACAGATATCGCAGCACGCATTGCGCGAACGAGG AAAACTGAAGAGAGATTCCATGGGCAATAACAATGAAGTAGTTTTTACAGACACCGATCGTTTATTACTACAAAAAGATGAAGAG TTGCAAAGTCATGTGGAG ATACGACGCATGCAGGACATGTTGACACAAATGCAGGAGAAACTCAAGGCTTCTGATAAAAAGCACGACAGCATTATAgatgtataa